A single genomic interval of Streptococcus oralis subsp. dentisani harbors:
- a CDS encoding ECF transporter S component: MNKRSNIAPIAIFFATMLVIHFLSSLLFNLFPFPIKPTIVHIPVIIASIIYGPRVGVTLGFLMGLLSLTVNTITILPTSYLFSPFVPNGNIYSAIIAIVPRVLIGLTPYLVYKLFKNRTGLIFAGALGSLTNTVFVLGGIFFLFGNVFDGNIQKLLATVISTNSIAELLISAILTVAIVPRLETLKK, translated from the coding sequence ATGAACAAACGCTCTAACATTGCTCCAATTGCTATCTTTTTTGCGACCATGTTGGTCATTCACTTTCTGAGCTCACTCTTATTCAATCTATTCCCATTTCCAATCAAACCAACCATCGTGCATATTCCGGTAATCATTGCAAGTATTATTTACGGCCCTCGAGTTGGAGTTACACTTGGTTTTCTTATGGGGCTATTGAGCTTGACGGTAAACACGATTACCATCCTTCCAACCAGCTACCTCTTCTCACCATTCGTACCGAACGGAAATATCTATTCTGCGATTATCGCTATTGTCCCTCGCGTTTTGATTGGGCTGACACCTTACTTGGTTTATAAATTATTTAAAAACAGAACGGGTCTCATCTTTGCTGGTGCTCTCGGTTCCCTTACAAACACCGTCTTTGTCCTCGGGGGAATCTTCTTCCTTTTTGGAAATGTCTTCGATGGCAATATCCAAAAACTCCTAGCAACTGTCATCTCTACAAACTCAATTGCTGAACTCCTCATCTCAGCCATCCTAACTGTAGCAATTGTCCCACGTCTCGAAACCTTGAAGAAATAA
- the coaC gene encoding phosphopantothenoylcysteine decarboxylase, which translates to MANILIAVTGSIASYKAADLVSSLKKQGHDVTVLMTQAATEFIQPLTLQVLSQNPVHLDVMQEPYPDQVNHIERGKETDLFIVVPATANTIAKLAHGFADNMVTSTALALPDHVKKLVAPAMNTKMYDHPATQANLKTLETYGYQIISPKESLLACGDYGKGALADLNTILERIKETLDEQTL; encoded by the coding sequence ATGGCAAACATTCTGATCGCAGTGACAGGTTCCATCGCCTCCTATAAAGCAGCTGACCTAGTCAGTTCCTTGAAAAAACAAGGCCATGATGTCACTGTCTTAATGACTCAGGCCGCTACAGAGTTTATCCAGCCTTTGACACTACAGGTACTCTCACAGAATCCAGTTCACCTTGATGTCATGCAGGAACCCTATCCTGATCAAGTCAATCATATTGAAAGAGGCAAAGAAACCGACCTTTTTATCGTCGTCCCTGCTACCGCTAATACCATTGCCAAACTAGCACATGGTTTTGCGGATAACATGGTTACGAGTACAGCTCTTGCCCTGCCAGACCACGTCAAAAAGTTAGTCGCACCAGCCATGAATACAAAAATGTATGACCATCCGGCAACTCAGGCTAATCTAAAAACATTAGAGACCTATGGTTATCAGATTATCTCTCCAAAGGAATCTCTACTAGCCTGTGGCGATTACGGAAAAGGCGCCCTAGCTGACCTGAATACTATTTTAGAAAGAATAAAGGAAACCCTCGATGAACAAACGCTCTAA
- the coaB gene encoding phosphopantothenate--cysteine ligase: MKILVTSGGTSEAIDSVRSITNHSTGRLGKIITETLLASGHEVCLITTTRALKPEPHPHLTIREIKNTHDLLLEMKERVPNYQVLIHSMAVSDYTPVYMTGLAEVQASSNLEEFLSKQNHQAKISSTDEVQVLFLKKTPKIISLVKEWNPAIHLIGFKLLVDVSEDYLIEIARQSLIKNQADLIIANDLTQISANQHRAIFVEKDQLQTVHTKEEIAELLLEKIQAYHS, encoded by the coding sequence ATGAAAATTTTAGTTACGTCGGGCGGTACGAGTGAAGCTATTGATAGCGTCCGCTCTATCACGAACCATTCCACAGGTCGCTTGGGAAAAATCATCACAGAAACCTTGCTTGCTTCTGGTCATGAGGTTTGTTTGATAACAACTACCAGAGCTCTTAAGCCAGAACCTCATCCCCATTTAACCATTCGAGAAATCAAAAATACTCATGATCTTCTTTTAGAGATGAAAGAGCGAGTTCCGAATTATCAGGTCCTGATTCATTCTATGGCAGTTTCTGACTACACTCCTGTTTATATGACAGGGCTGGCAGAAGTTCAGGCTAGCTCCAATCTAGAAGAATTTTTAAGCAAGCAGAACCATCAGGCTAAGATTTCTTCAACTGATGAGGTGCAGGTTTTATTTCTGAAAAAAACACCCAAAATCATCTCTCTAGTCAAGGAATGGAATCCTGCCATTCATCTGATTGGCTTTAAACTGCTGGTTGATGTCTCTGAGGATTATCTCATAGAAATTGCTAGACAGAGTCTTATAAAGAACCAAGCAGACTTGATCATAGCAAATGACCTTACTCAAATCTCAGCAAATCAGCATCGGGCAATCTTTGTTGAGAAAGATCAGCTTCAAACAGTCCATACTAAAGAAGAAATTGCAGAACTCCTCCTTGAAAAAATTCAAGCCTATCATTCATAG
- a CDS encoding formate--tetrahydrofolate ligase yields MKTDIEIAQSIELKPIVDVVEKLGISYDDLELYGKYKAKLSFDKIRAVENNPVGKLILVTAINPTPAGEGKSTITIGLADALNKIGKKTMIAIREPSLGPVMGIKGGAAGGGYAQVLPMEDINLHFTGDMHAITTANNALSALIDNHLHQGNELGIDQRRILWKRVVDLNDRALRHVTVGLGGPLNGIPREDGFDITVASEIMAILCLATDIEDLKRRLANIVIGYRYDRTPVSVGDLQVEGALALILKDAIKPNLVQTIYGTPAFVHGGPFANIAHGCNSVLATSTALRLADYTVTEAGFGADLGAEKFLDIKTPNLPTSPDAVVIVATLRALKMNGGVAKDALTEENVEAVRAGFANLKRHVENIRKFGIPAVVAINEFVSDTEAEISALKELCASIDVPVELASVWANGAEGGVALAETLVKTIAENPANYTRLYDNDLSVQEKIEKIVTEIYRGSKVNFEKKAQTQIAQIVQNGWDKLPICMAKTQYSFSDNPNALGAPENFEITIRELVPKLGAGFIVALTGDVMTMPGLPKRPAALNMDVESDGTVLGLF; encoded by the coding sequence ATGAAAACAGATATTGAAATCGCACAGAGTATTGAGCTAAAGCCAATCGTAGATGTTGTGGAGAAACTTGGTATTTCTTACGATGATTTGGAGTTGTACGGAAAGTACAAGGCTAAGCTCAGTTTTGATAAAATTCGTGCGGTAGAGAACAATCCAGTTGGCAAATTGATCTTGGTTACTGCCATCAATCCAACACCTGCAGGTGAAGGGAAGTCAACTATTACCATTGGTCTGGCGGATGCCTTGAATAAGATTGGTAAAAAAACCATGATTGCCATTCGCGAACCATCTCTTGGTCCAGTAATGGGTATTAAGGGTGGTGCAGCTGGTGGTGGGTATGCGCAAGTTCTTCCAATGGAAGACATCAATCTCCACTTTACTGGAGACATGCATGCCATCACAACTGCTAACAATGCCCTTTCTGCCTTGATTGACAACCACTTGCACCAAGGAAATGAGCTGGGAATTGATCAACGTCGTATTCTTTGGAAGCGTGTAGTGGACTTGAACGACCGTGCTCTTCGTCATGTGACCGTTGGACTTGGTGGCCCTCTAAATGGTATTCCACGCGAGGACGGTTTTGACATTACAGTTGCTTCTGAAATCATGGCCATCCTTTGCTTGGCGACGGACATTGAAGACTTGAAACGCCGTTTGGCTAATATCGTTATCGGATATCGCTATGACCGTACCCCTGTTTCTGTTGGTGATCTGCAGGTAGAAGGTGCTTTAGCATTAATCTTGAAAGATGCTATCAAACCGAACTTGGTTCAAACAATTTATGGTACACCAGCCTTTGTACACGGTGGACCATTTGCCAATATTGCTCATGGATGTAACTCTGTTTTGGCGACAAGCACAGCCCTTCGGTTGGCTGATTATACTGTTACTGAAGCTGGTTTTGGTGCGGACCTTGGTGCTGAGAAATTCCTTGATATTAAGACACCAAACTTGCCAACTTCTCCAGATGCGGTAGTCATCGTTGCAACCCTTCGTGCCCTTAAGATGAATGGTGGCGTTGCAAAAGATGCTTTGACAGAAGAAAACGTAGAAGCAGTTCGCGCAGGTTTTGCTAACTTGAAACGTCACGTTGAGAACATCCGTAAGTTCGGTATTCCAGCAGTTGTGGCTATTAACGAATTTGTCTCTGATACAGAAGCTGAAATCTCAGCCTTGAAAGAACTCTGCGCTTCAATTGATGTGCCAGTTGAGTTGGCAAGTGTCTGGGCCAATGGCGCAGAAGGAGGCGTAGCGCTTGCCGAAACGCTTGTCAAGACTATCGCAGAAAATCCAGCCAACTACACTCGTCTTTATGACAATGACCTTTCTGTACAAGAAAAGATTGAAAAGATTGTCACTGAAATCTACCGTGGTAGCAAAGTGAATTTTGAGAAGAAAGCTCAAACACAAATCGCCCAAATCGTTCAGAATGGTTGGGACAAATTGCCAATCTGTATGGCTAAGACTCAATATAGTTTCTCAGACAACCCAAATGCGCTTGGAGCGCCTGAAAACTTTGAAATTACCATTCGTGAATTGGTACCAAAATTAGGTGCAGGCTTCATCGTTGCCTTAACTGGTGATGTCATGACCATGCCAGGACTTCCAAAACGCCCAGCAGCCCTCAATATGGATGTTGAAAGTGACGGAACCGTTCTAGGATTGTTCTAG
- the pcrA gene encoding DNA helicase PcrA, protein MNALLNGMNDRQAEAVQTTEGPLLIMAGAGSGKTRVLTHRIAYLIDEKMVNPWNILAITFTNKAAREMKERAYGLNPATQDCLIATFHSMCVRILRRDADHIGYNRNFTIVDPGEQRTLMKRILKQLNLDPKKWNERTILGTISNAKNDLIDDVAYAAQAGDMYTQIVAQCYTAYQKELRQSESVDFDDLIMLTLRLFDQNPDVLTYYQQKFQYIHVDEYQDTNHAQYQLVKLLASRFKNICVVGDADQSIYGWRGADMQNILDFEKDYPQAKVVLLEENYRSTKTILQAANDVIKNNKNRRPKNLWTQNADGEQIVYYRANDEQDEAVFVAKTIDELGRSQNFLHKDFAVLYRTNAQSRTIEEALLKSNIPYTMVGGTKFYSRKEIRDIIAYLNLIANLSDNISFERIINEPKRGIGPGTVEKIRDFANMQDLSMLDASANIMLSGIKGKAAQSIWDFANMILDLREQLDQLSITELVEAVLEKTGYVDILNAQATLESKARVENIEEFLSVTKNFDDNPDSQEDETGLDKLSRFLNDLALIADTDSGSQETSEVTLMTLHAAKGLEFPVVFIIGMEENVFPLSRAAEDPDELEEERRLAYVGITRAEKILYLTNANSRLLFGRTNYNRPTRFINEISSDLLEYQGLARPANTSFKASYSSGGIAFGQGMSLAQALQGRKRNAAPSSIQSSGLPFGQFAAGNKKDSTDTSWSIGDIALHKKWGEGTVLEVSGSGDTQELKINFPEVGLKKLLASVAPIEKKI, encoded by the coding sequence ATGAACGCATTATTGAATGGAATGAATGACCGTCAGGCTGAAGCTGTACAAACAACAGAAGGCCCCTTGTTAATCATGGCTGGGGCTGGTTCTGGAAAGACCCGAGTTTTGACCCATCGTATCGCCTACTTGATTGATGAAAAGATGGTCAATCCTTGGAATATCTTGGCCATTACCTTTACCAACAAGGCAGCGCGTGAGATGAAGGAGCGTGCCTATGGGCTCAATCCAGCAACTCAGGACTGTCTGATTGCGACCTTTCACTCCATGTGTGTTCGTATTCTGCGTCGTGATGCAGATCATATTGGCTACAATCGTAATTTTACTATTGTAGATCCTGGGGAACAGAGAACTCTCATGAAACGTATTCTCAAGCAGTTAAACTTGGATCCGAAAAAATGGAATGAACGGACCATTTTGGGGACTATTTCCAATGCTAAGAATGATTTGATCGATGATGTGGCTTATGCTGCTCAAGCTGGTGACATGTACACGCAAATCGTGGCCCAGTGTTACACAGCCTATCAAAAAGAACTTCGTCAGTCAGAATCGGTTGACTTTGATGATTTGATTATGTTGACCCTGCGCCTCTTTGATCAGAATCCTGATGTTTTGACCTACTACCAGCAGAAGTTCCAGTACATTCATGTTGATGAGTACCAAGATACTAACCATGCCCAGTACCAATTGGTCAAACTCTTGGCTTCACGCTTTAAAAACATCTGCGTGGTCGGTGATGCGGACCAGTCCATCTATGGTTGGCGTGGTGCTGATATGCAGAATATTTTGGACTTCGAAAAGGATTACCCTCAAGCCAAGGTCGTTTTGTTGGAGGAGAATTATCGTTCAACCAAAACCATTCTTCAAGCAGCCAACGATGTCATCAAAAACAATAAAAATCGTCGTCCCAAGAATCTCTGGACCCAGAATGCCGATGGGGAGCAAATCGTTTATTATCGTGCAAATGACGAACAAGACGAGGCTGTTTTTGTAGCCAAAACCATCGATGAACTTGGTCGCAGTCAAAACTTCCTCCACAAGGATTTTGCAGTTCTTTATCGAACTAATGCGCAATCCCGTACTATTGAGGAGGCTCTCCTAAAGTCCAATATTCCTTATACTATGGTCGGCGGAACCAAGTTCTACAGCCGTAAAGAAATCCGTGATATTATCGCCTACCTTAACCTCATTGCCAATTTGAGTGATAATATCAGTTTTGAGCGCATTATCAACGAGCCTAAACGCGGAATTGGCCCAGGAACCGTTGAAAAAATTCGTGACTTTGCTAATATGCAAGACCTGTCCATGCTAGACGCTTCAGCAAATATCATGTTATCAGGAATCAAGGGTAAGGCAGCCCAGTCTATCTGGGATTTCGCCAATATGATTCTGGATTTGCGGGAGCAACTGGATCAATTAAGCATTACTGAGCTGGTTGAGGCTGTCCTAGAAAAAACAGGTTATGTCGATATTCTTAATGCTCAGGCGACCCTGGAAAGCAAGGCTCGAGTTGAAAACATCGAGGAATTTCTTTCTGTTACCAAGAACTTTGATGACAATCCTGATAGTCAGGAAGATGAAACAGGTTTGGACAAATTGAGTCGTTTCTTGAATGACTTGGCTTTGATTGCCGATACAGATTCAGGCAGTCAGGAGACGTCAGAAGTGACCTTGATGACCCTGCATGCTGCTAAGGGACTTGAGTTCCCAGTTGTCTTTATCATCGGGATGGAGGAAAATGTCTTTCCGCTTAGTCGCGCAGCTGAAGATCCTGATGAGCTAGAAGAAGAACGCCGTTTGGCATATGTAGGTATCACACGCGCAGAAAAGATTCTTTATCTGACCAATGCAAACTCACGCTTGCTTTTTGGGCGTACCAACTATAACCGTCCAACACGTTTCATCAATGAAATTAGTTCGGACTTACTTGAGTATCAGGGCTTGGCTCGTCCAGCTAATACCAGCTTCAAGGCATCTTATAGCAGTGGTGGGATTGCTTTCGGTCAAGGAATGAGTTTGGCTCAGGCTCTTCAAGGACGGAAACGCAATGCTGCACCAAGCTCTATCCAGTCAAGTGGTCTCCCATTTGGACAGTTTGCAGCTGGAAATAAAAAAGATTCGACTGATACAAGCTGGTCTATTGGAGATATTGCTCTCCATAAGAAGTGGGGTGAGGGAACTGTTCTGGAAGTTTCAGGTAGTGGTGATACTCAGGAATTGAAAATCAATTTCCCAGAAGTAGGGCTGAAAAAACTTCTAGCCAGTGTAGCCCCAATTGAGAAAAAAATCTAA
- the radC gene encoding RadC family protein has protein sequence MYSISFQEDSLLPREKLVKEGVGALSNQELLAILLRTGTRQANVFEIAQKVLNSLNSLTDLKKMTLQELQSLSGIGRIKAIELQAVIELGHRIHKHETLEMESILSSQKLAKKMQQELGDKKQEHLVALYLNTQNQIIHQQTIFIGSATRSIAEPREILHYAIKHMATSVILVHNHPSGAVSPSRNDDHVTKLVKEACELMGIVFLDHLIVSHSDYFSYREKTDMI, from the coding sequence ATGTATAGTATTTCATTCCAAGAAGATTCACTTTTGCCGAGAGAAAAACTGGTTAAAGAAGGAGTAGGGGCTCTGAGCAATCAAGAATTGTTAGCCATTCTGCTCAGAACTGGAACACGTCAGGCCAACGTTTTTGAAATTGCCCAAAAAGTCTTGAATAGTCTCAACAGCTTAACTGATTTGAAAAAAATGACTCTGCAGGAATTGCAAAGTCTGTCTGGTATTGGACGTATTAAAGCCATTGAACTACAAGCGGTAATTGAACTAGGGCATCGTATTCACAAACATGAAACACTTGAGATGGAAAGTATTCTCAGTAGTCAAAAGCTAGCCAAGAAAATGCAACAGGAACTTGGAGACAAAAAACAAGAGCACCTAGTGGCGCTCTATCTCAATACTCAAAATCAAATCATTCATCAGCAGACCATCTTTATCGGATCTGCAACACGTAGTATTGCTGAACCGAGGGAAATCCTTCACTATGCCATTAAGCATATGGCCACCTCTGTGATTCTCGTTCATAACCATCCATCTGGTGCCGTATCTCCTAGTCGAAATGACGACCATGTCACTAAGCTGGTCAAGGAAGCTTGTGAACTGATGGGAATAGTTTTCTTGGACCATCTGATCGTCTCACACTCGGATTACTTTAGTTACCGTGAAAAGACTGATATGATCTAG
- a CDS encoding gamma-glutamyl-gamma-aminobutyrate hydrolase family protein, with the protein MKKPVIGITGNEKAHPDDDVMMSYAAKGFVEGVKDAGGIPIILPIGDQEMAAYYISIIDKLILTGGQNVDPKYYGEPKAIDSDDYHLQRDIFELALIKEAIKQKKPIFSVCRGTQLFNVAMGGTLHQDIEDHWQDCSAEYTTQRLVTEPDTILREIYGEISHINSFHHQSIKDLASNLKVVAHDPKDGIIEAVTTTDGFPYLGVQWHPEFLFENRPKDKTLFDYVVNEL; encoded by the coding sequence ATGAAAAAACCAGTTATTGGGATTACAGGAAATGAAAAAGCTCATCCAGATGATGATGTCATGATGAGCTATGCGGCAAAAGGCTTTGTTGAAGGAGTCAAGGATGCTGGCGGAATTCCAATCATCCTACCGATTGGTGATCAAGAAATGGCTGCCTATTACATCAGTATCATTGATAAGCTCATCCTAACGGGTGGGCAAAATGTTGATCCAAAATACTATGGTGAACCAAAAGCTATTGATAGTGATGACTACCACCTTCAAAGAGATATTTTTGAACTAGCACTTATCAAAGAAGCGATTAAACAAAAGAAACCAATTTTCTCTGTTTGTCGAGGTACTCAACTTTTCAATGTTGCCATGGGGGGCACGCTTCACCAAGATATTGAAGATCATTGGCAGGACTGTTCAGCCGAATACACGACCCAACGCCTCGTAACGGAACCTGATACCATTCTCCGAGAAATCTATGGAGAAATCTCTCACATCAACTCCTTCCATCACCAGAGCATAAAAGATCTAGCTTCAAATCTTAAGGTTGTAGCACATGATCCTAAAGATGGAATCATTGAGGCTGTGACAACTACGGACGGCTTTCCTTATCTTGGTGTCCAATGGCATCCTGAATTTCTATTTGAAAATCGCCCCAAAGATAAAACATTGTTTGACTATGTCGTTAATGAACTCTAG
- a CDS encoding redox-sensing transcriptional repressor Rex: MKDKQSAIPKATAKRLSLYYRIFKRFHAEKIERANSKQIAEAIGIDSATVRRDFSYFGELGRRGFGYDVKKLMTFFADLLNDNSITNVMLVGIGNMGHALLHYRFHERNKMKIIMAFDLDDHPEVGTQTPDGIPIYGISQIKEKIKEADVKTAILTVPSVKSQEVANLLVDAGIKGILSFSPVHLHLPKDVVVQYVDLTSELQTLLYFMRKED; encoded by the coding sequence GTGAAAGATAAACAGTCTGCTATTCCAAAAGCAACAGCAAAAAGACTCTCTCTTTACTATCGAATTTTCAAGAGATTTCATGCAGAAAAAATTGAACGTGCCAACTCTAAGCAAATTGCAGAGGCTATTGGTATCGATTCTGCAACTGTCCGCCGAGATTTTTCCTATTTTGGTGAACTTGGTCGTCGTGGTTTTGGTTACGATGTCAAAAAATTGATGACGTTTTTTGCTGACCTCCTTAATGATAACTCGATTACTAATGTTATGTTGGTTGGAATTGGCAATATGGGGCATGCCCTTCTCCACTACCGCTTCCATGAGCGCAACAAGATGAAGATTATCATGGCCTTTGACCTAGATGACCATCCAGAAGTTGGCACCCAGACACCTGATGGTATTCCAATCTATGGTATCTCACAGATTAAAGAAAAAATTAAAGAAGCAGATGTTAAAACTGCTATCCTAACAGTTCCAAGTGTTAAATCACAAGAAGTTGCCAATCTTTTGGTTGATGCAGGTATAAAAGGTATTCTCAGCTTTTCCCCTGTTCACCTTCACCTCCCAAAAGATGTGGTCGTTCAGTATGTCGATTTGACAAGTGAACTCCAAACTCTCCTCTATTTTATGCGTAAAGAGGATTAG